From the genome of Chloroflexota bacterium:
CCATTCGCGCATCCGTTCGAGATCAACTTTATCAGCAAAGCCTTTGGTGCCTGCAAATATTGCAATGATTTGCTTCTCAACAGAAGCAGGCTCATATTGAGGCTGTTTGAGCAACTCCTGCAAACGCTGACCTCGATTCAGGCGAGCCTGTGTGCCAGCATCCAAGTCGGAGCCAAATTGAGCAAATGCAGCCAACTCACGGAATGAGGCCATATCCATGCGCAAACCACCGGCAACTTGCTTCATTGCCTTCGTTTGAGCATCACCACCCACACGAGAAACCGATAAACCAACATTTACAGCCGGTCGAATACCAGCGTAGAAAAGGTTATTTTCCAAATAAATCTGCCCGTCGGTAATGGAAATCACATTCGTCGGGACATAGGCCGACACATCGCCAAGCAGGGTTTCAATAATCGGCAGAGCTGTCAATGAGCCGCCCGTGCCGTCTACTTTGATAACCTGATAATCACCACTATTCTCCATTGCCTGCAGCGCTTCATCTGCATAATGATGTGATAACGGTCCCCCATATACCTTGCCGTCAATAGCATCATCTGCCTTAGCCAGCGAGTCTAAATAATCTTTCGAAACAATCACATATTGGTCAGCGAGGCGAGCCGCTCGCTCCAGTAAGCGAGAGTGTAAATAGAACAAATCACCGGGATACGCTTCACGACCCGGAGGGCGGCGCAATAGCAGCGAAACCTGACGATATGCCCAAGCGTGTTTCGAAAGGTCATCATAGATCACAAGTGCATCGCGGCCAGTTTCCATGAATTCTTCGCCAATGGCACAACCGGCATACGGTGCAATATACTGAAGGGCGGCAGGTTCATCTGCCGTGGCAGCCACCACAATAGTATGTTCCATCGCACCAAATTTTTCAAGGGTGGCAACTGTCCGCGCAATTGCCGCTTTCTTTTGGCCGATGGCAACATAGATACAAATAACGTCTTCGCCTTTTTGGTTGATAATGGTATCAATGGCAATCGCTGTTTTTCCGGTTTGACGATCACCAATAATCAACTCACGCTGACCACGGCCAATCGGGATCATCGAATCAATGGCTTTAATACCTGTCTGCAAGGGCGTATCAACGTCCTGGCGCAAAATTACACCAGGGGCGATGCGTTCAATTGGGCGAAAACCTGTCGTTGGCATCGGACCTTTACCATCAATCGGCTGACCAAGCGCATTCACCACGCGCCCAACCATAGCATCACCAACCGGCACCGATGCAATCCGCCCTACCGTACGTACAGTCATACCTTCGCTAATACCGGCATAATCACCCATAATAGTGACACCAACGGTATCACGTTCAAGGTTGAAGGCAATTCCCATAACTCCATTTTCAAACTGTACCAACTCTTGAGAGCGCACATCCGACAAGCCAGTCGCGCGCGCAATACCATCCCCCACTTCTAAAACCGTTCCGATATCACGAACCTCCAGCGCAGGCTGGAAAGCCTCGATTTGCTGCTGTAAGTCTGTAGTGATTCTTTGGATCAGATCAGACATTTTACCTCCTGGTTTCTATCAATTTGTCAATTATTGCGGAAATATTTGGTACGGCTTCATCGAGAATATTGCAATGAGGCCACCAATAATTTTACAGCGATTGAATATCACAATCGCTGGGGCAGATATAAGAAAACCCTCCAGGGTGAGGTATCATACCGTGAAACGAATACTGATTGTGTCTCCGGCCAACATCACGCGAGGGGGGTAAATGAGTACTCACATCCATTAGGGGTTCTCTACCAAAAAAATAACTACTAATATCCCCCAATAGGGATACTAGCGATCAAATAATACCCGAAAGCCATCATATTGTCCAGTTTGATTCAGCATTGGTGCGTTTTTTCACATCTTACATGGACATCAGGCATCATCTGGCGATTGAGATTGAGATCCTTTACCCAAAGCCTGCGATCGTTCATAAGCCGCCCACACTGCGCGCGAAATCGCCGTGCGAAAACCAGCCTTCTCTAAATAATATAAAGCCGCAGCCGATGTGCCTCCCGGAGAAGTAACCTGGTTTCTTAAACGAGCCAAATGTACCGGGTGTTCACTCTTCCGGTAATAGTCTACCGAACCACGCACTGTTTGGGCCACCAATTGTTCAGCAATACGCCGCGGAAACCCCAAATGCACGCCCGCATCCACCATAGCTTCCATAAACATAAATACATAAGCAGGCCCGGTGCCTGATAGCGCGGTTGCCATATCCAGATAATATTCCTCATCCAGATAAATTTCTTCGCCCAGCGCGCCCAGCATTTTTCTGGCAATTTGGCGCTGCGCATCAGAGACTGCCGCGGCGGCTGTCCAAACTGTGATACCTTCGCCAATTTGAGCAGGCGTATTAGGCATTGAGCGCACCACATTGTCACATTGCAATCCCTGTGAAAGTTTTTCAATAGTTGCTCCCGCAATAATAGACAATACAAATGCCGACGGCTTGAGCTTGCCAGAGAGTTCGGGCAAAATTACCTTTAGATGTTGGGGTTTAACGCATAAGACGATCACATCGGCATTTTCTACGGCAGAAGGATTGTCTGTGAGCGAAGTGATTCCATAGCGATCTGCCAAATCTTGCCCGCGGTTGATACGTGGCCCCGAAACAGTGATCTGTTCCGGAGTTGCCACACCACAACGGATAATTCCAGCAATCATCGCCTCGGCCATAACACCAGGGCCAATAAATGCGATTTTTTGGTTAATTGACAAAACATACCTCCAAATAAAGGTTCATCAGGAGCTGGCGGGCATCGTGATTTTTTGAATTGATCTCAACCAACCGCATCACGCCGATTTAGCGGACATCAGCCAAAATATTGCAATGCGAAGCGAATGCGTTCTTCAACGTCATCGGGAGCATCCTTCCGGATGGCTTGTACTGCGGCCTGTGCCTCGACAACACTATACCCCAACACAATCAGAGCTTCCACAACCTGACTATCCGTATCCGCCATTGTTACCAACCCATCCAAGTCATCCGTAGCAGTGATGCGTCCTTGCAAATGAAGCACAATCCGTTGCGCGGTTTTGGAGCCAATTCCGGGAACACGTTGAAACACCGCAGCCTGCTCCGAAAAGACAGCCCGACGAATGGCTGTTGGGTTGAGGGTTGAAAGCGTGGTCAGCGCCAGACGAGGGCCAATGCCATTCACACCAAGCAAGAGAATAAAAAATTCGCGTTCTTCTGATGTTGAAAAACCATAAAGGGTGAGAGAATCTTCACGCACAACTAGATGAGTATGCAATGAGATCGTTTCCCCCATTCCCAGGCTCAAGCGAAACTGATCGGGAATATATACCCACAACCCTACATTCCCCATTTCAATAATGACACGATCTAGGCCAATCTCAATGACACGACCTCGGACGGTTGCGATCATAATTTACTCCTGCTAAACAAACGCCAAACCAATTCCTGTGGCAGTCATGGCGAGCAAACCTGGCAAAAGCGCTTTGCGCAAAACGGCTGAACCTCCCATCAATGCAATGATGCCCTTGACAACCGTATTCGACATGGTGGCTATCACCACAGCCCGTGAAGCGATATGAAGTTCCACGTCCCCCGTATTGCTGAGTTCCGCCATTGAAAGCGTAATCGCATCTACATCAGCTATGCCGGAGAGCAAACTGGATATTAGGATACCCGTATCGCCAAAATACATTTGCGCAGCCCGCGAGATGAGCAATACCAACCCATACAATAAACCAAATTTAATGGCCGACTTCAGGTCAAAGGGGTTTGAGAAATCCATGTTTCCTTTTTCGGCGGCTCGCTGCGAGAAAAATAGATACCCCCCATACAGCAGGCCTACTAAACCTGCCGCCGTCAGAGGTTTCCATACCATGCCAAGGAGTTGCCGGTTGAGTACGCCCACTTCAATCAGCACGCGCGAAAACATCACTGTCCAGGCAATCATAATTGCCAGCGCAAAAGGTTTTGATAAATTCGGCTCTCGGCTGCTACGGTCTGAAAAACTGAGCGTTACAGCCGTGCTGGATACCAGACCACCCAAAAATCCGGTTAGGCCGATCCCTTGTTCCGGGCCGACAATTTTTATGGCAACGTAGCCTAAAAAGCTAATTCCTGAAATAAAAACAACCATCAGCCATATCTTAAAGGGATTCAACACGTCAAAAGGCGGCGGTAAAAAACTCTGGTTCGGGAGTATGGGCAAGATGATGGCACTGATCACTGCAAACTGCAATGCGGCAAATATATCTTCGCGTGTCAGTGAACGAACAAAACGATCTGTTTCAAGTTTCAAGGACAGAAGCGCCGTCGTGGCAATCCCCAGCGCCATTGCCAAAGAAAGGTAGCCCCAATAGCACAGAGCACCAATTAATATGGTGATAATAATGGCAACTTCGGTAGTCAACCCAACAAAACCGCGCCAGGCATCGATGAAATACGCCACAGCAGAGAAAAGCCCCAATAACAGAATCACCCCGAAAAATGCGAGTGGAGCATCCAGTTGATCGGCGGCCATCGCTGCGAGAGCGCCGACCACCCCCATGAGCGCGAATGTCCGCTCCCCGGCAACAATTTCCTGACTGCGCGTGCCAGATGCGAATTCGCGTTGGAGACCAATTAAAAAGCCAATCGCCAGCGCGGCGCCAAAACGTGTGAAGAGTTGTAATTCGGTCATAGGTCTTTATCCCAATAGATCTGCCATTCGATAACTGTGAATATGACACACAGCAACCGCCAACGCGTCGGCGGCATCATCGGGGCGCGGAATTTCCTTCATGTTCAGCAGGGCACGGATCATTTGCTGTACCTGATTTTTATCTGCATTGCCATAACCCACCACAGATTGCTTAATCTCGAGGGGAGTGTATTCAGCAACAGGAATATCTGCCTCTGCCAGCGCAAGAATCGCTACACCGCGCCCCTGTCCCACAGTGATAGCTGTACGAACATTGGTCTGAAAAAACAATTTCTCCACCGCAGCCGCATCGGGGCGATGGAGAAAGGCAATATCTTTTAGCTGCCGATAGATTTCAAGTAAGCGCTTGGGCATCGGTAATTTTGCCGAAGTAAGCACTACCCCATAATCTACGACAATAAGCTGCCCCCCGGCGGTTTCGCGCACAAGGCCGTAACCCGTGGTAGCAGTTCCGGGGTCAATCCCAAGAACCAGCATCAGCTTTTATCCTTCATACTGTGCCAGAGCTTCATCAGAAATATTTAGATTGGAATATACATTTTGCACATCATCGAGTTCTTCCAGTCGCTCGATGACTTTTAGTACTTGAATAGTATCTGCTGCACTCAATTCCAACTCCTGGTTAGGG
Proteins encoded in this window:
- a CDS encoding F0F1 ATP synthase subunit alpha, whose amino-acid sequence is MSDLIQRITTDLQQQIEAFQPALEVRDIGTVLEVGDGIARATGLSDVRSQELVQFENGVMGIAFNLERDTVGVTIMGDYAGISEGMTVRTVGRIASVPVGDAMVGRVVNALGQPIDGKGPMPTTGFRPIERIAPGVILRQDVDTPLQTGIKAIDSMIPIGRGQRELIIGDRQTGKTAIAIDTIINQKGEDVICIYVAIGQKKAAIARTVATLEKFGAMEHTIVVAATADEPAALQYIAPYAGCAIGEEFMETGRDALVIYDDLSKHAWAYRQVSLLLRRPPGREAYPGDLFYLHSRLLERAARLADQYVIVSKDYLDSLAKADDAIDGKVYGGPLSHHYADEALQAMENSGDYQVIKVDGTGGSLTALPIIETLLGDVSAYVPTNVISITDGQIYLENNLFYAGIRPAVNVGLSVSRVGGDAQTKAMKQVAGGLRMDMASFRELAAFAQFGSDLDAGTQARLNRGQRLQELLKQPQYEPASVEKQIIAIFAGTKGFADKVDLERMREWEETLMRYMETSHPEIGKAIVKDKRITDETEVQLRAALDAFRSAWQ
- a CDS encoding pyrroline-5-carboxylate reductase — encoded protein: MSINQKIAFIGPGVMAEAMIAGIIRCGVATPEQITVSGPRINRGQDLADRYGITSLTDNPSAVENADVIVLCVKPQHLKVILPELSGKLKPSAFVLSIIAGATIEKLSQGLQCDNVVRSMPNTPAQIGEGITVWTAAAAVSDAQRQIARKMLGALGEEIYLDEEYYLDMATALSGTGPAYVFMFMEAMVDAGVHLGFPRRIAEQLVAQTVRGSVDYYRKSEHPVHLARLRNQVTSPGGTSAAALYYLEKAGFRTAISRAVWAAYERSQALGKGSQSQSPDDA
- the ruvA gene encoding Holliday junction branch migration protein RuvA encodes the protein MIATVRGRVIEIGLDRVIIEMGNVGLWVYIPDQFRLSLGMGETISLHTHLVVREDSLTLYGFSTSEEREFFILLLGVNGIGPRLALTTLSTLNPTAIRRAVFSEQAAVFQRVPGIGSKTAQRIVLHLQGRITATDDLDGLVTMADTDSQVVEALIVLGYSVVEAQAAVQAIRKDAPDDVEERIRFALQYFG
- a CDS encoding MgtC/SapB family protein, which codes for MTELQLFTRFGAALAIGFLIGLQREFASGTRSQEIVAGERTFALMGVVGALAAMAADQLDAPLAFFGVILLLGLFSAVAYFIDAWRGFVGLTTEVAIIITILIGALCYWGYLSLAMALGIATTALLSLKLETDRFVRSLTREDIFAALQFAVISAIILPILPNQSFLPPPFDVLNPFKIWLMVVFISGISFLGYVAIKIVGPEQGIGLTGFLGGLVSSTAVTLSFSDRSSREPNLSKPFALAIMIAWTVMFSRVLIEVGVLNRQLLGMVWKPLTAAGLVGLLYGGYLFFSQRAAEKGNMDFSNPFDLKSAIKFGLLYGLVLLISRAAQMYFGDTGILISSLLSGIADVDAITLSMAELSNTGDVELHIASRAVVIATMSNTVVKGIIALMGGSAVLRKALLPGLLAMTATGIGLAFV
- the ruvC gene encoding crossover junction endodeoxyribonuclease RuvC → MLVLGIDPGTATTGYGLVRETAGGQLIVVDYGVVLTSAKLPMPKRLLEIYRQLKDIAFLHRPDAAAVEKLFFQTNVRTAITVGQGRGVAILALAEADIPVAEYTPLEIKQSVVGYGNADKNQVQQMIRALLNMKEIPRPDDAADALAVAVCHIHSYRMADLLG